One Halobacterium zhouii genomic region harbors:
- a CDS encoding DUF7344 domain-containing protein, giving the protein MSQSTAETMEECVRTADLSASDKHRLLAEEQRRLALALLAQRRDTVEVEDLAAEIARQETGGEPVGEQVVDRVVISLHHSHLPMMDGLGVVDYDADLCQVDPAGIPRVVQDGRLEW; this is encoded by the coding sequence ATGTCCCAATCTACTGCCGAAACGATGGAGGAGTGCGTTCGCACAGCCGACCTGTCAGCGAGTGACAAGCACCGCCTGCTGGCGGAGGAGCAACGCCGCCTGGCGCTCGCGCTCCTCGCACAACGGCGGGACACAGTCGAAGTCGAAGACCTGGCAGCGGAGATCGCACGCCAGGAAACGGGCGGCGAACCGGTCGGCGAGCAGGTCGTAGACCGCGTAGTGATATCGCTCCACCACAGCCACCTGCCGATGATGGACGGCCTGGGCGTCGTCGACTACGACGCCGACCTGTGTCAGGTCGACCCCGCCGGGATTCCCCGCGTCGTTCAGGACGGGCGACTAGAGTGGTAG
- a CDS encoding PAS domain S-box protein: protein MTSGELTDALREALDVFEASGTPLSTPEVADSLDLGRRSTYERLERLVDQHRLETKKVGANARVWWRPSTASAPAPDAPTAGTASDEPTPRSDADQGESGGASTEYRAQYQRLVDNIPGVVYRCTNEPGWPMEFVSDGCRDLTGYDAGAVESGTVSWGGDVIHPSDRDRVREKVQSGLHEGEQFTVQYRVRTPAGDDRWVWERGRVDPDADGSAPVIEGIVTDITEQKTAEQELRERERELQAEKSFTESLFDAQPGLVYAYNTEREFLRWNDQFSEVTGYSDEEIADMRPREFITDDANDEMTAAIDAVLEDGETVTVELPLATADGDTIPYQFSAAPLTDGGGQTIGLTGVGQDVSRLKSQTRQLERQRDELAAELDEVYRRIDDAFFALDEDWRFTHVNDRAEVLLDRPGEELLGQRVWDVFSEAVGSTFEDAYRRAMEHQEPVSFEEYYEPLEAWFEVRAYPSESGLSVYFSDVTGRKQREQELEESEQRYRAVVEHFPNAVIALFDETLEYTLAGGTLFEQFDVDPGEMMGDPVGTVVDDAELRETIKSHYRTAFDGETSRFEFEWNGRVLRIQVAPVTGDSGDVFAGMVMLQDVTNQKEYERHLQEAKSQLETATEAGTVGTFEWNVRDDEVVGGPSFAKQFGFAPEVAREGVPLNDLLSSIHPDDRERVERKIEAAVESCGEYHTEYRVENIDGEYRWVVARGHVAADDGDPVSFPGAITDITERKQAELELERHREQLAALNNVNDAVRDVTDAVIDQSTREQIETVVCERLAASDSYQFAWICEVDPRTESIVERAEAGVEGYLDDISLSLNPDDSTGQGPAATAIRTRKIQVANAFEDADFEPWREHAQEYGYQTSAAIPIVHEGTLYGVLGVYSERPAAFVGEERTVVGQLGEIVGHAIAATERKRALMSDEVVELAFHIPDLFEALDVPAPKDGNVTLDQAIPVGDGEFLVYGTATPDAVDTVTALVEAIPHWTAVTVRSEGDPVSFELRLNDPPVLSTVASLGGYVDSAVFASGDCQLTIHLAPTVDVRHVIDTVERTYPGVQMRRRQQVSLARDDAIDAQRRLASDLTDRQRTTLEAAYHAGFFEWPRDASGEDVAESLGVAPPTFHQHLRKAQKKVFDGLLSRSPSRSE, encoded by the coding sequence ATGACCTCCGGAGAACTGACCGACGCGCTCCGGGAGGCGCTCGACGTCTTCGAGGCGTCCGGGACGCCGCTGAGCACGCCCGAGGTGGCGGACTCTCTGGACCTCGGGCGGCGGAGCACCTACGAGCGACTGGAGCGTCTTGTCGACCAGCACCGACTCGAGACGAAGAAGGTCGGGGCGAACGCCCGCGTGTGGTGGCGGCCGTCGACAGCGTCCGCCCCGGCGCCAGACGCACCGACTGCCGGGACGGCCTCCGACGAGCCCACTCCCCGAAGCGACGCAGACCAGGGGGAATCAGGTGGAGCGAGCACGGAGTACCGCGCGCAGTACCAGCGACTGGTCGACAACATCCCGGGCGTGGTGTACCGGTGTACGAACGAACCCGGGTGGCCGATGGAGTTCGTCAGCGACGGCTGTCGTGACCTCACGGGGTACGACGCCGGCGCCGTCGAGTCGGGGACGGTCAGCTGGGGCGGGGACGTCATCCATCCGAGTGACCGCGACCGCGTCCGAGAGAAAGTCCAGTCAGGGCTCCACGAGGGCGAACAGTTCACCGTCCAGTACCGCGTTCGGACGCCCGCGGGCGACGACCGCTGGGTGTGGGAGCGAGGGCGGGTGGACCCAGACGCGGACGGCTCCGCGCCGGTCATCGAGGGCATCGTCACGGACATCACCGAGCAGAAGACGGCCGAGCAGGAACTCCGCGAGCGCGAACGAGAACTCCAGGCGGAGAAGTCGTTCACGGAGAGCCTGTTCGACGCTCAACCGGGTCTCGTGTACGCGTACAACACCGAGCGGGAGTTTCTCCGGTGGAACGACCAGTTCTCCGAGGTGACCGGCTACAGCGACGAGGAGATCGCCGACATGCGTCCCCGCGAGTTCATCACGGACGACGCGAACGACGAGATGACCGCCGCCATCGATGCGGTGCTCGAGGACGGGGAGACCGTCACCGTCGAACTGCCGCTGGCGACCGCCGACGGAGACACCATCCCCTACCAGTTCAGCGCCGCGCCACTCACCGACGGCGGAGGCCAGACGATCGGTCTCACGGGGGTGGGCCAGGACGTCAGCCGACTCAAGTCACAGACCCGACAGCTCGAACGCCAGCGCGACGAACTGGCCGCCGAACTCGACGAGGTGTACCGACGCATCGACGACGCCTTCTTCGCCCTCGACGAGGACTGGCGGTTCACGCACGTCAACGACCGGGCCGAGGTGCTCCTCGACCGTCCGGGCGAGGAACTCCTCGGGCAGCGCGTCTGGGACGTGTTCTCCGAGGCCGTCGGTTCGACCTTCGAGGACGCGTACAGGCGGGCGATGGAGCACCAGGAACCCGTCTCCTTCGAGGAGTACTACGAACCACTGGAGGCGTGGTTCGAGGTGCGAGCGTACCCTTCGGAGTCGGGGCTCTCGGTCTACTTCAGTGACGTTACCGGGCGCAAACAGCGCGAACAGGAACTCGAGGAGTCAGAGCAGCGATACCGGGCGGTCGTCGAACACTTCCCGAACGCGGTCATCGCGCTCTTCGACGAGACGCTCGAGTACACGCTCGCCGGCGGCACCCTCTTCGAGCAGTTCGACGTCGACCCCGGGGAGATGATGGGTGACCCGGTCGGGACGGTGGTCGACGACGCGGAACTCCGGGAGACGATAAAATCGCACTACCGAACCGCGTTCGACGGTGAAACCAGTCGGTTCGAGTTCGAGTGGAACGGCCGCGTTCTGCGGATACAGGTCGCCCCCGTGACCGGCGACAGCGGCGACGTGTTCGCCGGCATGGTGATGCTTCAGGACGTCACCAACCAGAAGGAGTACGAGCGACACCTCCAGGAGGCCAAATCACAACTGGAGACCGCGACCGAGGCGGGAACCGTCGGCACCTTCGAGTGGAACGTCCGGGACGACGAGGTGGTCGGCGGGCCGTCGTTCGCCAAACAGTTCGGATTCGCCCCGGAGGTCGCCCGCGAGGGCGTCCCGCTCAACGACCTCCTCTCGTCCATCCACCCGGACGACCGGGAACGCGTCGAACGCAAGATCGAGGCGGCAGTCGAGTCCTGTGGCGAGTACCACACCGAGTACCGGGTCGAGAACATCGACGGCGAGTACCGGTGGGTGGTCGCTCGCGGACACGTGGCGGCCGACGATGGCGACCCCGTCTCGTTCCCCGGCGCGATCACCGACATCACGGAGCGGAAACAGGCCGAACTCGAACTGGAGCGACACAGGGAGCAACTCGCCGCGCTGAACAACGTCAACGACGCCGTCCGCGACGTCACCGACGCGGTCATCGACCAGTCCACCCGCGAGCAGATCGAGACCGTCGTCTGCGAGCGACTGGCCGCGTCGGACTCCTACCAGTTTGCGTGGATCTGCGAGGTCGACCCGCGGACGGAGTCGATCGTCGAACGCGCGGAGGCCGGCGTAGAGGGGTATCTCGACGACATCTCGCTCTCGTTGAACCCGGACGACTCGACCGGACAGGGCCCCGCCGCGACCGCCATCCGGACGCGGAAGATACAGGTCGCGAACGCGTTCGAGGACGCCGACTTCGAGCCGTGGCGCGAGCACGCTCAGGAGTACGGCTACCAGACGTCGGCGGCCATCCCCATCGTCCACGAGGGCACCCTGTACGGCGTGCTGGGCGTCTACTCGGAACGGCCGGCGGCGTTCGTCGGCGAGGAGCGAACCGTGGTCGGACAACTCGGCGAGATCGTCGGGCACGCCATCGCCGCGACCGAGCGCAAGCGTGCGCTCATGAGCGACGAGGTCGTCGAACTCGCGTTCCACATCCCGGACCTCTTCGAGGCGCTCGACGTGCCGGCGCCGAAGGACGGGAACGTCACGCTCGACCAAGCCATCCCGGTCGGCGACGGCGAGTTCCTCGTCTACGGCACCGCGACGCCGGACGCCGTCGACACCGTCACCGCCCTCGTCGAGGCGATCCCACACTGGACGGCGGTGACCGTCCGCTCGGAGGGCGACCCGGTGTCGTTCGAACTCCGGTTGAACGACCCGCCGGTGCTCTCCACGGTCGCGTCGCTGGGCGGCTACGTCGACAGCGCCGTCTTCGCCAGCGGCGACTGCCAGTTGACGATCCACCTCGCGCCGACCGTCGACGTCCGCCACGTCATCGACACCGTCGAGCGGACCTATCCGGGGGTACAGATGCGACGCCGACAGCAGGTCAGCCTCGCACGCGACGACGCCATCGACGCACAGCGACGCCTCGCGTCGGACCTCACGGACCGCCAGCGAACCACGCTGGAGGCGGCCTACCACGCGGGGTTCTTCGAGTGGCCCCGCGACGCCTCCGGGGAGGATGTCGCCGAGTCACTCGGCGTCGCGCCGCCGACGTTCCACCAGCACCTCAGGAAGGCCCAGAAGAAGGTGTTCGACGGGTTGCTCTCGCGGTCGCCCTCCCGCTCCGAGTAA